One segment of Panicum virgatum strain AP13 chromosome 1K, P.virgatum_v5, whole genome shotgun sequence DNA contains the following:
- the LOC120647893 gene encoding cullin-3B-like, producing the protein MINDMLIYELGLRLWRDHLVMKIRERLTGAVKPRGGEDDQLAADVRHTMEKPERFKHKQDPEFFAGACMMATQAIREFYAQGSTTMLLEMLHRNAYYMVLYKKGADLYSAVETAMASEVQSLWRALNDAAPAEFLQELLAKWNQHIEAVKMTRDMLMYMDWTFVPTNRKTPIRELGLRLWRDQLTSSDEVRERLTEAVKRRGGEDELVAAVNKMLTELGPDVPGFFFQRVFG; encoded by the exons ATGATCAACGACATGTTAATCTACGAGCTAGGTCTCCGCCTGTGGCGCGACCACTTGGTGATGAAGATCCGGGAGAGGCTCACCGGGGCGGTGAAGCCAAGAGGAGGCGAGGACGATCAACTGGCAGCAGAtgtaag GCATACGATGGAGAAACCAGAGCGTTTCAAGCACAAGCAAGACCCGGAATTCTTCGCCGGAGCATGCATGATGGCGACGCAGGCCATCAGGGAATTCTACGCTCAAGGCAGCACAACCATGTTGCTTGAGATGCTGCACAG GAACGCTTACTATATGGTCCTCTATAAGAAGGGTGCCGATCTGTACTCGGCCGTGGAGACCGCCATGGCCTCTGAAGTTCAGAGTCTCTGGAGGGCTCTGAACGACGCTGCTCCGGCGGAGTTCTTGCAGGAGCTGCTGGCCAAGTGGAATCAGCACATCGAGGCCGTCAAGATGACCCGAGACATGTTGATGTACATGGATTGGACATTCGTCCCCACCAATCGGAAGACGCCCATTCGGGAGCTGGGGCTCCGCCTGTGGCGTGACCAGCTGACAAGCTCCGACGAGGTCCGGGAGAGGCTCACTGAAGCGGTGAAGCGGAGAGGAGGCGAGGATGAACTGGTAGCTGCCGTGAACAAGATGCTGACAGAGCTTGGTCCGGACGTTCCGGGTTTTTTCTTTCAAAGGGTATTTGGTTAG
- the LOC120647904 gene encoding multiple organellar RNA editing factor 9, chloroplastic-like gives MALALRLRRTLVAAATSSSSLLRPAAPASLSQPLPLLLPGAAGGFQSRAAAAAVRERGYSGVAEDKNSPDNGCDYKHWLIRMSFPDPKPSREEMIETYLKTLAIVVGRYNLTSNNLA, from the coding sequence ATGGCCCTCGCTTTGCGCCTCCGGCGGACCcttgtcgccgccgccacctcctcctcctcgcttcTCCGTCCGGCCGCACCAGCCTCCCTCTCCCAGCCTCTCCCGCTTCTTCTCCCCGGCGCCGCAGGAGGGTTCCagtcgagggcggcggcggcagcggtgcggGAAAGGGGCTACAGCGGCGTGGCCGAGGACAAGAACTCCCCTGACAATGGGTGCGACTACAAACACTGGCTCATCAGGATGAGTTTCCCGGACCCCAAGCCGTCCCGCGAGGAGATGATCGAAACCTACCTTAAGACCCTCGCCATAGTCGTTGGAAGGTATAATTTAACTTCCAACAATTTAGCATAG